The following coding sequences lie in one Flavobacterium sp. 20NA77.7 genomic window:
- a CDS encoding MBL fold metallo-hydrolase, translating to MKVYFLGTGTSQGIPVIGSKHSVCLSADPKDKRLRVSVWIHDVDFSIVIDCGPDFRQQMLTSNCQHLDAVLFTHEHADHTAGLDDIRPFYFTQGAIPIYAHERVLKNLVKRFDYIFETENKYPGAPSVVPIEVKENQPFSLKNKQIEPITALHGDLQVFGYKFTDFVYLTDVKQMDSFEIEKIKGVKLLVINALRYEPHTTHFNMEEAINFIHLVQPKKAYLTHISHLMGFHEEVQQNLPKNVFLAYDNLEIEI from the coding sequence GTAATAGGGAGTAAACATTCTGTTTGTTTAAGTGCTGATCCTAAAGATAAAAGGTTGCGTGTTTCTGTTTGGATTCATGATGTTGATTTTTCAATAGTCATTGATTGTGGTCCAGATTTTAGACAGCAAATGCTAACGAGTAATTGTCAGCATCTAGATGCCGTATTATTTACACATGAGCATGCTGATCATACGGCAGGATTGGATGATATTCGACCGTTTTATTTCACGCAAGGGGCTATTCCTATTTATGCCCATGAGCGTGTTTTGAAAAATTTGGTTAAACGATTTGATTACATTTTTGAAACTGAAAATAAATATCCAGGTGCACCGTCTGTTGTGCCAATTGAAGTAAAAGAAAATCAACCCTTTAGTTTAAAAAATAAGCAAATTGAGCCTATTACTGCCTTGCATGGAGATTTACAAGTTTTTGGCTATAAATTTACTGATTTTGTTTATTTAACCGATGTAAAGCAAATGGATTCATTTGAAATTGAAAAAATAAAAGGGGTTAAGCTTTTGGTTATTAATGCATTACGTTATGAGCCCCATACTACACATTTTAACATGGAGGAAGCAATAAATTTTATACATTTGGTGCAACCCAAGAAAGCTTACCTCACACATATTAGTCATTTGATGGGATTTCATGAAGAAGTTCAACAAAATTTACCCAAAAATGTGTTCTTAGCTTACGATAATTTGGAAATTGAAATTTAA
- a CDS encoding hydrolase, with protein MKRSFLLYGFLFSVLINIFQYVNATRILNKSEQVVQHSKKQVKIARDSIKLVNEQNFFSLEQNEEAQDYFHPADFMKVKAKVQEDINELNTAKKGNKLVPYEPINGANFIIDKVNFLNHRWLIANYSDGTVWGEVLVKYFHNENKPTDFETIETVMYTK; from the coding sequence ATGAAGCGAAGTTTTTTATTGTATGGATTTTTATTTTCTGTTCTCATTAATATTTTTCAATATGTGAATGCGACAAGAATATTGAACAAAAGTGAACAAGTTGTACAGCATAGTAAGAAGCAAGTCAAAATAGCTAGAGATTCAATAAAATTAGTAAATGAGCAAAACTTTTTTTCATTGGAACAAAATGAAGAGGCGCAAGATTATTTTCATCCTGCCGATTTTATGAAAGTAAAGGCTAAAGTTCAAGAAGATATAAACGAATTGAATACAGCAAAGAAGGGCAATAAATTAGTGCCTTATGAACCTATTAATGGGGCAAATTTTATTATTGATAAAGTAAATTTTTTAAATCATAGATGGCTTATTGCTAATTACTCTGACGGAACAGTTTGGGGAGAAGTATTGGTTAAGTATTTTCATAATGAAAATAAACCAACAGATTTTGAAACTATTGAAACCGTAATGTATACAAAATAA
- a CDS encoding alpha/beta hydrolase produces the protein MNLHYLVKEPKEILASNPALLLLHGYGSNEEDLFSFASQLPENYYIISARAPYNLDGYGFAWYAINFDADENKFSDNEQAKTSIQLIADFINEITEKFPINPSDVNLIGFSQGAILSYGVAFHYPEKIKRIVALSGYLNEQLLPDTFDVNTMHHLGFFASHGTVDQVIPVEWARKTQPYLEKLGLTITYKEYPVGHGVAPQNFWDFKTWLEQE, from the coding sequence ATGAACTTACACTACTTAGTCAAAGAACCAAAAGAAATTCTAGCTAGTAATCCTGCCTTACTTTTGCTTCATGGCTATGGCAGTAATGAAGAAGATTTATTTTCATTTGCTTCACAACTACCTGAAAATTATTATATTATTTCGGCAAGAGCGCCATACAATTTAGACGGATATGGTTTTGCTTGGTATGCCATAAACTTTGATGCAGATGAAAACAAATTTTCTGATAATGAACAAGCTAAAACTTCTATTCAGTTAATTGCTGATTTTATAAACGAAATCACGGAAAAATTTCCTATTAATCCCTCTGACGTAAATCTAATTGGTTTTAGTCAAGGTGCCATTTTAAGCTATGGTGTAGCTTTTCATTATCCTGAAAAAATTAAACGTATTGTGGCGCTAAGTGGCTATTTAAATGAACAACTATTACCTGATACTTTCGATGTAAACACGATGCATCATTTAGGCTTTTTTGCCTCTCACGGAACAGTTGACCAAGTCATTCCAGTGGAATGGGCAAGAAAAACACAACCTTATTTAGAAAAATTAGGTTTAACTATTACTTACAAAGAATATCCTGTAGGTCATGGTGTAGCTCCTCAAAATTTTTGGGATTTTAAAACATGGTTGGAACAGGAGTAA